In Kwoniella pini CBS 10737 chromosome 5, complete sequence, the following are encoded in one genomic region:
- a CDS encoding inosine triphosphate pyrophosphatase gives MTSFVFVTGNANKLKEVQAILAAGNGDISVTSQSVDVPEIQGTTQEVAIAKVKVAAEKLGAPCVTEDTALCFDALDGLPGPYIKDFLGKLGHEGLNNMLKGFNSTKATALCTFAYSPGPGQEPILFEGTTEGNIVPARGPNAFGWDPIFQPVELGGNRTYAEMAGEEKNKISHRYRALEKLRAYLSEKAQKEKKDN, from the exons ATGACATCTTTCG TATTCGTAACTGGAAACGCTAATAAGCTTAAAGAAGTACAAGCTATTTTAGCAGCTGGGAATGGTGATATATCTGTGACTTCTCAATCAGTTGATG TCCCCGAAATTCAAGGTACAACACAAGAAGTAGCCATTGCCAAAGTAAAAGTTGCTGCTGAGAAG CTCGGAGCACCATGCGTGACCGAAGATACAGCATTATGTTTTGACGCTTTAGATGGATTACCTGGACCTTACATCAAGGACTTTCTCGGTAAATTAGGCCatgaag gtCTTAATAACATGTTAAAGGGATTCAACTCAACTAAAGCTACCGCGTTGTGTACTTTCGCTTATTCACCTGGTCCAGGCCAAGAACCAATACTTTTCGAAGGTACAACTGAAGGTAATATCGTTCCTGCTCGAGGTCCAAACGCTTTTGGTTGGGACCCAATTTTCCAACCTGTCGAATTGGGTGGTAATAGAACGTACGCCGAAATGGCAGGTGAAGAGAAGAATAAGATTTCTCATAGATATAGAGCTTTGGAAAAGCTTAGGGCGTACCTTTCTGAGAAGGCtcagaaggagaagaaggataattAG